Proteins found in one Brachyspira murdochii DSM 12563 genomic segment:
- a CDS encoding peptide ABC transporter substrate-binding protein, whose translation MKRKLLLILSFALMIFVLSCGGSKTDEGAIYINVGPEPKTIDPALNSTVDGSIYIQHAFEGLATRDKDNKIVGGVAESWDISEDGLTYTFHIRDNAKWSDGKKVTAEDFVYAWQRAVDPVTACEYAYQFEPVLNAMDINSGKKEVSELGVKAIDENTLEVKLNAPTAYFLELAAFPTFYPIRKDIIEENGDNWTLSPETYIGNGPFVMTERRTDDRLIMSKNTNYWNSSSIVPEKLVFILMQNGTAAVAGIKEGSIHFANNPPLQDIENLKSEGLMHISPYLGTYYYCLNITNEALKDERVRKALTLAIDRNYLTEQVTRGGQLPASAWVPSGVSDIDDADFRKVGGDYYSVKPEDYQKNLEEAKKLMEEAGYTNGAGFPVIEFKSNSGEHIQIFEAVQQMWKEGLGIDSTISQEEWATFQDTRQHKNFVIARHGWIADYNDPMSFLGVFLSYSVQNNGGYSNKAYDDKLKLAMSTIDQNIRMKAMHEAEDILMNDMGLIPIYFYTDPIMISKKLSDVVFDPLGSHKFFYAKLDK comes from the coding sequence ATGAAGCGTAAATTATTATTAATACTCTCTTTTGCCCTAATGATATTTGTATTATCATGCGGCGGAAGTAAAACTGATGAAGGAGCAATATATATCAATGTTGGTCCGGAACCAAAAACTATAGACCCTGCTTTAAACTCTACAGTTGACGGAAGCATTTATATTCAGCATGCTTTTGAAGGATTAGCGACAAGAGATAAGGATAATAAAATAGTAGGCGGTGTTGCTGAAAGCTGGGATATAAGCGAAGATGGTTTAACTTATACATTTCATATAAGAGATAATGCCAAATGGTCAGACGGTAAAAAAGTAACTGCTGAAGACTTTGTTTATGCTTGGCAAAGAGCAGTAGACCCTGTAACAGCATGTGAATATGCTTATCAGTTTGAACCTGTATTAAATGCTATGGATATTAATTCCGGCAAAAAAGAAGTTTCTGAATTGGGAGTAAAAGCAATAGATGAAAATACTTTGGAGGTAAAATTAAATGCTCCTACAGCTTATTTTTTAGAGCTTGCTGCATTTCCTACTTTCTACCCTATTAGAAAAGATATAATAGAAGAGAACGGCGATAACTGGACTTTATCTCCTGAAACTTATATAGGAAACGGTCCTTTTGTAATGACTGAAAGAAGAACTGATGACAGATTAATAATGTCAAAAAATACTAATTACTGGAATTCATCAAGTATAGTACCTGAAAAATTAGTATTTATTCTTATGCAAAATGGTACTGCTGCAGTTGCTGGTATAAAAGAAGGCTCTATACATTTTGCTAATAATCCTCCGCTTCAGGATATTGAAAACTTAAAAAGTGAAGGTTTAATGCATATATCACCATACTTAGGTACATATTATTATTGCCTTAATATCACAAATGAAGCATTAAAAGATGAGAGAGTACGTAAAGCATTAACACTTGCAATAGATAGAAACTATTTGACAGAGCAGGTAACAAGAGGCGGACAGCTTCCTGCAAGTGCTTGGGTTCCTAGCGGAGTAAGTGATATTGATGATGCTGATTTTAGAAAAGTAGGCGGTGATTATTATAGTGTAAAGCCTGAAGATTATCAAAAAAATCTTGAAGAGGCTAAAAAACTTATGGAAGAGGCAGGATACACTAATGGTGCAGGTTTTCCAGTAATAGAGTTTAAATCCAATTCTGGAGAACATATACAGATATTTGAAGCCGTACAGCAGATGTGGAAAGAAGGTTTGGGTATAGATTCCACTATATCACAGGAGGAGTGGGCTACTTTCCAAGATACAAGACAGCATAAAAACTTTGTTATAGCCCGTCATGGCTGGATTGCTGATTATAATGACCCTATGAGCTTTTTGGGAGTATTTTTAAGCTACAGTGTTCAAAATAACGGAGGATATTCAAATAAGGCCTATGATGATAAATTAAAATTGGCTATGTCTACTATAGATCAGAATATAAGAATGAAAGCTATGCATGAAGCTGAAGATATACTTATGAATGATATGGGATTAATACCAATTTATTTTTATACTGATCCTATTATGATTAGTAAAAAATTATCAGATGTTGTTTTTGATCCTCTAGGCTCTCATAAGTTCTTCTATGCAAAGTTGGATAAATAA